The Microbacterium sp. Nx66 genome contains a region encoding:
- a CDS encoding universal stress protein — protein MTGSVVVGYTATDAGADAAALGARLARSIGATLHLVIVLPTEGTRSAAVPPERAYEDVIRKQARSWLQDAVVRLPQELVRSGHVRFSESFAEGLIAAGEEFDASVIVIGTAGGGLFGRHRLGSVASELLHSSPIPVALAPSGLAQQDDHVLPRVTVAVGTRPGAEGVLDQAVALAGAAEVSLRLVSLVPFDVPPGLDTGAIRLAGSEHAHQVLAVAAGRLPDGLGAVVEEAPGETVEDAVAGLSWLPGEVVLVGSSRLAQPRRLFLGSTAAKMLHELPVPMIVVPRTRIEAGDR, from the coding sequence ATGACCGGCTCGGTCGTCGTCGGCTACACGGCGACGGATGCGGGGGCGGACGCGGCGGCGCTGGGCGCACGTCTGGCGCGCAGCATCGGTGCGACCCTCCACCTCGTGATCGTGCTGCCGACCGAGGGCACCCGGAGCGCCGCCGTGCCACCGGAGCGCGCCTACGAGGACGTCATCCGGAAGCAGGCGCGGAGCTGGCTGCAGGACGCGGTCGTGCGTCTCCCGCAGGAGCTGGTGCGCAGCGGCCATGTGCGCTTCTCCGAGTCGTTCGCCGAGGGCCTCATCGCCGCCGGTGAGGAGTTCGACGCCAGCGTCATCGTGATCGGCACGGCCGGCGGCGGCCTCTTCGGCCGGCATCGCCTGGGCAGCGTCGCATCGGAGCTGCTGCACTCCTCGCCGATCCCGGTGGCCCTCGCACCCTCCGGGCTCGCCCAGCAGGACGACCACGTGCTTCCGCGCGTCACGGTCGCCGTCGGCACGCGTCCCGGCGCGGAGGGCGTGCTCGACCAGGCCGTCGCCCTCGCCGGCGCGGCCGAGGTGAGCCTCCGGCTGGTGTCGCTCGTGCCGTTCGACGTGCCGCCGGGACTCGACACCGGCGCGATCCGCCTCGCCGGCAGCGAGCACGCGCACCAGGTGCTGGCCGTGGCGGCCGGGCGCCTGCCGGACGGCCTCGGCGCCGTCGTCGAGGAGGCGCCGGGCGAGACGGTGGAGGACGCCGTCGCCGGACTCTCCTGGCTCCCCGGGGAGGTCGTGCTCGTCGGCTCCAGCCGTCTGGCGCAGCCACGCCGTCTCTTCCTGGGCTCCACGGCGGCGAAGATGCTGCACGAGCTGCCCGTCCCCATGATCGTCGTCCCGCGCACCCGCATCGAAGCAGGAGACCGCTGA
- the poxB gene encoding ubiquinone-dependent pyruvate dehydrogenase yields MANVAENIVKTLNANGVDRVYGIPGDSLNGLTDALRKDGRIRWVHVRHEESAAFAAAADAGTTGDLAVVAGSCGPGNLHLINGLYDAQRSRVPVLAIAAHIPTVEIGTGYFQETHPQELFRECSVYVEYVADPSQMPRLMEIAMRAAIEQRGVAVLVIPGDVALSEIADDRAVVIERTRPLIQPSGPELEKAATMLNAAKKVTILAGAGVEGAHDEVIALADALGAPIVHALRGKEFIEYDNPFDVGMTGLLGFASGYRAMEAADTLLVLGSDFPYEQFYPEHATTIQVDIRGSQLGKRHPLDLGLVGDVKATAEALLPRLARKDDRGHLDDAVAHYRKTRKKLDELAVPAKGARPIHPQYLARLLDEYAADDAIFTADVGSPTVWAARYLSMTEGRRLIGSFTHGSMANALMHGIGAQVAHPDRQVVALAGDGGLAMMLGELLTLTQNGLPVKTIVVNNSSLNFVELEMKAAGFVTYGTGLDNPSFAAIAEAMGIFARRVERSEDLPEAVREVLAHDGPALLDVVTERQELSMPPAIEAAQVKGFALYAIRTVMSGRGDELLDLARANWRQLF; encoded by the coding sequence ATGGCCAACGTCGCTGAGAACATCGTCAAGACTCTGAACGCCAACGGAGTCGACCGGGTCTACGGCATCCCGGGCGACTCCCTGAACGGACTCACGGACGCCCTCCGCAAGGACGGCCGGATCCGCTGGGTGCATGTGCGCCACGAGGAGTCCGCCGCCTTCGCCGCCGCGGCCGACGCCGGCACCACCGGGGACCTCGCCGTCGTGGCGGGTTCATGCGGCCCCGGCAACCTGCACCTCATCAACGGCCTGTACGACGCACAGCGCTCCCGGGTGCCGGTGCTGGCCATCGCCGCCCACATCCCCACCGTCGAGATCGGCACCGGATATTTCCAGGAGACGCATCCGCAGGAGCTGTTCCGCGAGTGCAGCGTGTACGTCGAATACGTCGCGGACCCGTCGCAGATGCCGCGGCTGATGGAGATCGCCATGCGCGCGGCCATCGAGCAGCGCGGCGTCGCGGTCCTCGTGATCCCCGGTGATGTGGCGCTGTCCGAGATCGCGGATGACCGCGCCGTGGTGATCGAGCGCACCCGCCCGCTGATCCAGCCCAGCGGTCCGGAGCTGGAGAAGGCCGCGACCATGCTGAACGCGGCCAAGAAGGTCACCATCCTCGCCGGGGCCGGCGTGGAGGGCGCGCACGACGAGGTGATCGCGCTCGCCGACGCACTCGGTGCCCCCATCGTCCACGCGCTGCGCGGCAAGGAGTTCATCGAGTACGACAACCCGTTCGACGTCGGCATGACGGGGCTGCTCGGATTCGCGTCGGGCTATCGGGCGATGGAGGCGGCGGACACGCTCCTCGTCCTCGGCAGCGACTTCCCGTACGAGCAGTTCTACCCGGAGCACGCGACCACCATCCAGGTCGACATCCGCGGCTCGCAGCTCGGCAAGCGGCACCCGCTCGACCTCGGGCTCGTCGGCGACGTGAAGGCGACCGCCGAGGCCCTGCTGCCCCGACTCGCCCGGAAGGACGACCGCGGCCACCTCGACGACGCCGTGGCCCACTACCGGAAGACGCGGAAGAAGCTCGACGAGCTCGCGGTGCCGGCGAAGGGCGCACGCCCCATCCACCCGCAGTACCTGGCACGCCTCCTGGACGAGTACGCCGCCGACGACGCGATCTTCACCGCCGACGTGGGCTCGCCGACCGTCTGGGCCGCGCGCTACCTGTCCATGACCGAGGGGCGCCGGCTGATCGGGTCGTTCACGCACGGCTCGATGGCGAACGCCCTGATGCACGGCATCGGCGCGCAGGTCGCCCATCCGGATCGTCAGGTCGTGGCGCTCGCCGGCGACGGCGGCCTCGCGATGATGCTCGGCGAGCTGCTCACGCTCACCCAGAACGGTCTCCCGGTCAAGACGATCGTGGTGAACAATTCATCGCTGAACTTCGTGGAGCTGGAGATGAAGGCCGCCGGCTTCGTCACCTACGGCACGGGGCTCGACAACCCGAGCTTCGCGGCGATCGCCGAGGCCATGGGCATCTTCGCCCGTCGGGTGGAGCGTAGCGAGGATCTGCCGGAGGCGGTCCGTGAGGTCCTCGCGCACGACGGTCCCGCGCTGCTCGACGTCGTGACCGAGCGCCAGGAGCTGTCCATGCCGCCGGCGATCGAGGCCGCGCAGGTCAAGGGCTTCGCGCTCTACGCGATCCGCACGGTCATGTCGGGCCGCGGGGACGAGCTGCTCGACCTCGCACGGGCGAACTGGCGTCAGCTGTTCTGA
- the gabT gene encoding 4-aminobutyrate--2-oxoglutarate transaminase, producing the protein MALLDTAAPAVPLGGPDLPQERRLVTELPGPRSAEVLARKADAVAAGVGHTVPVAAVAAGGGVVVDADGNSLIDLGSGIAVTTVGNSHPKVAAAVAAQAAQFTHTCFMISPYESYVGVAEALNRVTPGDFAKKSALFNSGAEAVENAIKIARKHTGRQAVVAFDHGYHGRTNLTMALTAKSMPYKSGFGPFAPEVYRAPMSYPFRDGLEGGEAAARVILQLEKQIGADNLAAVIIEPIQGEGGFIVPADGFLPAIVDWCRANGVVFIADEVQTGFARTGHMFASEIFGIEPDLITTAKGIAGGLPLAAVTGRAEIMDASHSGGLGGTYGGNPIACAAALAAIDVFENDGVIERAREIGEILLGRLTALQAEDARIGDVRGHGAMVAAEFVDPETNAPDAALTAAVAKACIAQGVIVLTCGTYGNVIRFLPPLSIGDELLNEGLDVVAEALAGA; encoded by the coding sequence ATGGCTCTCCTCGACACCGCAGCACCCGCAGTCCCCCTCGGCGGCCCCGACCTCCCGCAGGAGCGTCGCCTCGTCACGGAACTCCCCGGCCCGCGGTCGGCCGAGGTCCTCGCCCGCAAGGCGGACGCGGTCGCCGCCGGTGTCGGTCACACGGTGCCGGTCGCCGCCGTCGCGGCCGGGGGAGGAGTGGTCGTCGACGCCGACGGCAACTCGCTCATCGACCTCGGCTCCGGCATCGCCGTGACCACGGTCGGCAATTCGCACCCGAAGGTGGCCGCCGCCGTGGCCGCGCAGGCGGCGCAGTTCACGCACACCTGCTTCATGATCTCGCCGTACGAGTCGTACGTCGGCGTCGCCGAGGCGCTCAACCGCGTCACCCCCGGCGACTTCGCCAAGAAGAGCGCCCTGTTCAACTCCGGCGCCGAGGCTGTCGAGAACGCGATCAAGATCGCCCGCAAGCACACCGGTCGTCAGGCCGTCGTCGCGTTCGACCACGGCTACCACGGCCGCACGAACCTCACCATGGCGCTGACCGCGAAGTCGATGCCGTACAAGAGCGGCTTCGGACCGTTCGCCCCCGAGGTGTACCGCGCGCCGATGTCGTACCCGTTCCGCGACGGGCTCGAGGGCGGCGAGGCCGCGGCCCGCGTGATCCTCCAGCTCGAGAAGCAGATCGGCGCCGACAACCTCGCCGCCGTCATCATCGAGCCGATCCAGGGTGAGGGGGGCTTCATCGTCCCCGCCGACGGCTTCCTCCCCGCGATCGTCGACTGGTGCCGCGCGAACGGCGTCGTCTTCATCGCCGACGAGGTGCAGACCGGGTTCGCCCGCACCGGACACATGTTCGCCAGCGAGATCTTCGGCATCGAGCCCGACCTCATCACCACCGCCAAGGGCATCGCGGGCGGGCTGCCGCTCGCCGCCGTGACCGGCCGCGCCGAGATCATGGATGCGTCGCACTCCGGTGGCCTCGGCGGCACCTACGGCGGCAACCCCATCGCGTGCGCCGCGGCGCTCGCGGCCATCGACGTGTTCGAGAACGACGGCGTCATCGAGCGTGCCCGCGAGATCGGCGAGATCCTCCTCGGCCGCCTCACAGCCCTCCAGGCCGAGGACGCCCGCATCGGCGACGTCCGCGGTCACGGTGCGATGGTCGCCGCCGAGTTCGTCGACCCGGAGACCAACGCTCCGGACGCCGCGCTCACGGCTGCTGTGGCCAAGGCGTGCATCGCCCAGGGCGTCATCGTCCTCACCTGCGGCACGTACGGCAACGTCATCCGCTTCCTCCCGCCGCTGTCCATCGGCGACGAGCTGCTGAACGAGGGCCTCGACGTCGTGGCCGAGGCGCTGGCCGGCGCCTGA
- a CDS encoding NAD-dependent succinate-semialdehyde dehydrogenase has product MSTQNEQALLDSIPTGLFIGGEWIEGETGATFDVKDPSTNQVIRTIADATPADGIRALDAAVAAQDEWAATAPRVRGEILRRAFDLVQERKEDLALLMTLEMGKPLAEARGEVAYGGEFLRWFSEEAVRISGRYGLNPEGTGHMIVSQRPVGPSFFVTPWNFPFAMATRKIAPALAAGCTVVIKPPALTPLTTIFFTTLLEEAGLPKGVVNVVQTSKSSALSAPIIADPRLRKLSFTGSTEVGRKLIAQAAEGVLRVSMELGGNAPFVVFDDADLDKAVEGALAAKFRNIGQACTAANRFIVHKDVAGEFAKRVTERVNGMKIGRGTEDGVAIGPLIDEDAVAKAGELVDDAVERGATLLAGGKALEGTGTFYEPTVLTDVVPGSAILREEIFGPVLAIATFETEDEAVRLANDTEYGLVSYVFTENLQRGQRMIDALETGMMGLNVGVVSNAAAPFGGVKQSGVGREGGFEGIHEYLSTKYTLIPVS; this is encoded by the coding sequence ATGAGCACTCAGAACGAGCAGGCGCTGCTCGACAGCATCCCCACCGGCCTCTTCATCGGCGGGGAGTGGATCGAGGGGGAGACCGGCGCGACCTTCGACGTCAAGGACCCCTCGACCAACCAGGTGATCCGCACGATCGCTGACGCCACCCCCGCGGACGGCATCCGGGCGCTCGACGCCGCCGTCGCCGCACAGGACGAGTGGGCCGCGACCGCGCCGCGCGTGCGCGGGGAGATCCTCCGCCGGGCGTTCGACCTCGTGCAGGAGCGCAAGGAGGACCTCGCGCTGCTGATGACGCTCGAGATGGGCAAACCCCTGGCCGAGGCCCGCGGCGAGGTCGCCTACGGCGGCGAGTTCCTCCGCTGGTTCAGCGAGGAGGCCGTGCGCATCAGCGGCCGCTACGGCCTGAACCCCGAGGGCACCGGTCACATGATCGTGTCGCAGCGCCCCGTCGGTCCGTCGTTCTTCGTCACGCCGTGGAACTTCCCGTTCGCGATGGCCACGCGCAAGATCGCCCCGGCCCTCGCCGCCGGCTGCACCGTGGTGATCAAGCCCCCGGCACTCACGCCGCTCACGACCATCTTCTTCACGACGCTGCTCGAAGAGGCCGGTCTGCCCAAGGGTGTCGTCAACGTCGTGCAGACCTCGAAGTCGAGCGCCCTGTCGGCGCCGATCATCGCCGACCCGCGTCTGCGCAAGCTCTCCTTCACCGGATCGACCGAGGTCGGCCGCAAGCTCATCGCGCAGGCCGCCGAGGGCGTGCTCCGGGTGTCGATGGAGCTCGGCGGCAACGCCCCGTTCGTCGTGTTCGACGACGCGGACCTGGACAAGGCCGTGGAGGGTGCGCTGGCCGCGAAGTTCCGCAACATCGGTCAGGCCTGCACGGCGGCGAACCGCTTCATCGTGCACAAGGATGTCGCGGGCGAGTTCGCCAAGCGCGTCACCGAGCGCGTCAACGGCATGAAGATCGGTCGCGGCACGGAGGACGGCGTGGCGATCGGCCCGCTCATCGACGAGGACGCCGTGGCCAAGGCCGGCGAGCTCGTCGACGACGCCGTCGAGCGCGGCGCGACCCTGCTCGCGGGCGGCAAGGCGCTCGAGGGCACCGGCACGTTCTACGAGCCCACGGTCCTCACCGACGTCGTCCCCGGTTCCGCGATCCTCCGCGAGGAGATCTTCGGCCCGGTGCTCGCGATCGCGACCTTCGAGACGGAGGACGAGGCCGTGCGTCTCGCCAACGACACCGAGTACGGCCTGGTCTCCTACGTGTTCACCGAGAACCTGCAGCGCGGTCAGCGGATGATCGACGCGCTGGAGACGGGCATGATGGGTCTCAACGTGGGTGTCGTCTCGAATGCGGCGGCTCCCTTCGGCGGCGTCAAGCAGTCCGGCGTCGGCCGCGAGGGCGGCTTCGAGGGCATCCACGAATACCTGTCCACCAAGTACACGCTGATCCCGGTCTCCTGA
- a CDS encoding flavin monoamine oxidase family protein, with product MAEITRDVLIVGAGAAGLTAANDLRKAGLSVAVLEARDRVGGRLWTDVIDGAMLEIGGQWVSPDQDALKDTIEELGLETYSRYREGDSVYVGPDGQAHRFTGEMFPVSAETEAVIARITGILDALVAEIDPDKPWEHPNAAEWDSISWDAWLRSQTDDDEAVRNLAFATGSAMLTKPTHAFSLLQSLLMAASAGSYSNLVDADFILDKRVVGGLQQVPLRLAERLGEDVLLNQPVRSLEWSDDGVVATTDDLTVRARYAILAHAPILYNRISFVPPLPRRQHQLHQHLSMGFVIKVHAVYDRPFWREQGLSGTAFSPYELSHEAYDNSNHGDERGTLVGFVSDANADGVFELSAEERKERILESLSHYYGPEAKNPVVYYESDWGSEEWTRGAYAASFDLGGLHRYGADLRTPVGPIHFACSDMAGAGYQHVDGAIRMGHFVAANIVDARREAGAPESIG from the coding sequence ATGGCTGAGATCACCCGCGACGTGCTGATCGTGGGCGCCGGAGCCGCAGGGCTCACGGCGGCCAACGACCTGCGGAAGGCCGGGCTGTCGGTCGCCGTGCTGGAGGCCCGCGACCGCGTGGGTGGCCGCCTGTGGACCGACGTGATCGACGGCGCCATGCTGGAGATCGGCGGCCAGTGGGTCTCGCCCGACCAGGACGCGCTCAAGGACACGATCGAGGAGCTGGGGCTCGAGACCTACAGCCGGTACCGCGAGGGCGACAGCGTCTACGTCGGCCCGGACGGACAGGCCCACCGCTTCACGGGCGAGATGTTCCCGGTGTCGGCGGAGACCGAGGCCGTGATCGCGCGCATCACCGGCATCCTCGACGCCCTCGTCGCCGAGATCGACCCGGACAAGCCGTGGGAGCACCCGAACGCGGCCGAGTGGGACTCGATCTCCTGGGACGCCTGGCTGCGCTCGCAGACCGACGACGACGAAGCCGTGCGTAACCTCGCCTTCGCCACCGGCTCGGCGATGCTGACCAAGCCGACCCACGCCTTCTCGCTGCTGCAGTCGCTGCTCATGGCGGCCTCGGCCGGCTCGTACTCGAACCTCGTCGACGCCGACTTCATCCTCGACAAGCGCGTCGTGGGAGGGCTCCAGCAGGTGCCGCTGCGCCTCGCCGAGCGCCTGGGCGAGGACGTGCTGCTGAACCAGCCCGTCCGCAGCCTGGAGTGGTCGGATGACGGGGTCGTGGCGACCACCGACGACCTCACGGTGCGGGCGCGGTACGCGATCCTCGCGCACGCCCCCATCCTCTACAACCGCATCTCCTTCGTCCCGCCGCTGCCGCGTCGCCAGCACCAGCTGCACCAGCACCTCTCGATGGGCTTCGTCATCAAGGTGCACGCCGTCTACGACCGCCCGTTCTGGCGCGAGCAGGGCCTGAGCGGCACGGCGTTCAGCCCGTACGAGCTCTCGCACGAGGCCTACGACAACAGCAACCACGGCGACGAGCGCGGCACTCTGGTCGGCTTCGTGTCCGATGCGAACGCCGACGGCGTGTTCGAGCTGTCCGCCGAGGAGCGCAAGGAGCGCATCCTCGAGTCGCTGTCGCACTACTACGGTCCCGAGGCGAAGAACCCGGTCGTGTACTACGAGAGCGACTGGGGCAGCGAGGAGTGGACGCGTGGCGCCTACGCCGCGAGCTTCGACCTGGGCGGCCTGCACCGCTACGGCGCCGACCTGCGCACGCCCGTCGGACCGATCCACTTCGCCTGCAGCGACATGGCAGGAGCGGGTTACCAGCACGTCGACGGGGCGATCCGCATGGGCCACTTCGTCGCGGCGAACATCGTCGACGCCCGCCGCGAGGCCGGCGCTCCCGAGAGCATCGGCTGA
- a CDS encoding NAD-dependent succinate-semialdehyde dehydrogenase, with translation MTDYAVVNPATGETLASYDTFTDAQIEEAVAAADEAHREWSRSTTVADRAALLRRAAELHRERREELADIFVREMGKPREAALGEVDFAADIAEYYADQAEDIMADQPIKILGEGSAIIRRSSLGPLVGIMPWNFPAYQIVRFAAPNLIVGNTILLKPAPQCPESSSAIEAIYHDAGFPKGAYQNVLATNDQIAAMIADRRVQGVSLTGSERAGAAVAEVAGRNLKKVALELGGSDPFIVLSTDDLDATVQAGVDARLDNNGQACNGAKRFIIVDDLYDAFVEKFTSAMAAVEATDPTLDDTVLGPVSSEAAAENLQKQIDTAVAQGATLLTGGTRDGAFFAPTVLADVTPEMDVYREELFGPAAVVYRVADEDAAVALANDTTFGLGSYVFTTDEAQAERVADRIEAGMVYVNLVLADSPELPFGGIKRSGTARELGHLAADEFVNKKLIRIG, from the coding sequence ATGACCGACTACGCCGTCGTCAACCCCGCCACCGGCGAGACCCTGGCGTCGTACGACACGTTCACCGACGCGCAGATCGAGGAGGCCGTCGCCGCCGCGGACGAGGCCCACCGCGAGTGGTCGCGCTCCACCACGGTCGCCGACCGTGCAGCGCTTCTGCGCCGTGCGGCCGAGCTGCACCGCGAACGCCGCGAGGAGCTGGCCGACATCTTCGTGCGCGAGATGGGCAAGCCCCGGGAGGCCGCACTCGGCGAGGTCGACTTCGCCGCCGACATCGCCGAGTACTACGCGGACCAGGCCGAGGACATCATGGCCGACCAGCCCATCAAGATCCTCGGGGAGGGGTCGGCGATCATCCGCCGCTCCTCGCTGGGACCGCTCGTGGGCATCATGCCGTGGAACTTCCCGGCCTACCAGATCGTGCGCTTCGCGGCGCCGAACCTGATCGTCGGCAACACGATCCTGCTGAAGCCCGCGCCGCAGTGCCCGGAGTCGTCGAGCGCGATCGAGGCGATCTACCACGACGCCGGCTTCCCGAAAGGCGCGTACCAGAACGTGCTCGCGACGAACGACCAGATCGCGGCCATGATCGCGGACCGGCGGGTGCAGGGGGTGTCGCTGACCGGCTCCGAGCGCGCCGGCGCCGCGGTCGCCGAGGTCGCGGGGCGCAACCTCAAGAAGGTCGCGCTGGAGCTGGGCGGGTCCGACCCGTTCATCGTGCTCTCCACCGACGACCTCGACGCCACCGTGCAGGCGGGTGTCGACGCGCGGCTCGACAACAACGGTCAGGCCTGCAACGGCGCCAAGCGCTTCATCATCGTCGACGACCTCTACGACGCGTTCGTGGAGAAGTTCACGTCGGCGATGGCGGCCGTCGAGGCGACCGACCCCACGCTCGACGACACGGTCCTCGGCCCGGTCTCGTCGGAGGCGGCCGCGGAGAACCTGCAGAAGCAGATCGACACGGCGGTCGCCCAGGGTGCGACGCTGCTCACGGGCGGTACGCGCGACGGGGCGTTCTTCGCACCGACGGTGCTCGCCGACGTGACCCCGGAGATGGACGTCTACCGCGAGGAGCTGTTCGGTCCCGCGGCGGTCGTGTACCGCGTCGCGGACGAGGACGCGGCGGTCGCGCTGGCCAACGACACCACGTTCGGCCTCGGCTCCTACGTCTTCACGACGGACGAGGCGCAGGCGGAGCGGGTGGCCGACAGGATCGAGGCGGGCATGGTCTACGTGAACCTCGTGCTCGCCGACAGCCCGGAGCTCCCGTTCGGCGGCATCAAGCGCAGCGGCACGGCACGCGAGCTGGGCCACCTCGCCGCCGACGAGTTCGTCAACAAGAAGCTGATCCGCATCGGCTGA
- a CDS encoding APC family permease, with amino-acid sequence MSSTNRATEPASGVTTGISTKGLSAGTVGLIGAVVIGISCIAPAYTFTAAVGPTASEVGAQIPAIILVGFIPMLLVAFGYRELNNRMPDSGTSFTWAARAFGPWVGWMAGWGLVVATILVLSNLAGVAVDFLFLLLSQITGNAEIADLAGVTWINIGVCLLFMLGATWVSYRDMQTTQKLQYWLVGFQILVLVFFAVAAIVQAVGGNGFDYQPFDLNWFNPFAISSFSAVAAGLSLSIFIFWGWDVTLTMNEETKDPEKTPGRAATVTVLTIVSLYLLLAVAMIMFAGVGTGELGLGNGDIQENVFFHLSGPILGPLAFLVSLAVLTSSASSLQSTFVGPARTLLAMGHYGALPKSFAKVSPRFFTPGYATIVSAIVASAFYAVMRVVSEDTLWDTILTLGMMICFYYGITAFACVWYFRKQWFDSARNVFFTFLFPLVGGIILAILFFTTLIDSMDPAYGSGSEIGGIGIVFILGILIIVVGIAVMIWNAIRRPAFFRGETLGTDAPPSRRRRPTSV; translated from the coding sequence ATGAGCAGCACCAACCGGGCGACGGAGCCCGCATCCGGCGTCACGACCGGAATCTCGACGAAGGGCCTGAGCGCCGGCACCGTCGGCCTGATCGGCGCCGTCGTGATCGGCATCTCGTGCATCGCCCCCGCCTACACGTTCACGGCCGCCGTCGGCCCCACCGCGTCCGAGGTGGGCGCGCAGATCCCGGCGATCATCCTCGTCGGCTTCATCCCGATGCTCCTCGTGGCCTTCGGCTATCGCGAGCTCAACAACCGCATGCCCGACTCCGGCACCTCCTTCACCTGGGCCGCCAGGGCGTTCGGGCCGTGGGTGGGCTGGATGGCCGGCTGGGGCCTCGTGGTCGCCACGATCCTCGTGCTGTCCAACCTCGCCGGGGTCGCGGTCGACTTCCTGTTCCTGCTGCTGTCGCAGATCACGGGCAACGCCGAGATCGCCGATCTCGCCGGCGTCACCTGGATCAACATCGGCGTGTGCCTGCTCTTCATGCTGGGCGCGACGTGGGTGTCGTACCGGGACATGCAGACCACGCAGAAGCTGCAGTACTGGCTGGTCGGATTCCAGATCCTCGTGCTCGTGTTCTTCGCGGTCGCCGCGATCGTGCAGGCCGTGGGCGGCAACGGCTTCGACTACCAGCCGTTCGACCTCAACTGGTTCAACCCGTTCGCGATCTCGTCGTTCAGCGCGGTCGCCGCCGGTCTGTCGCTGTCGATCTTCATATTCTGGGGCTGGGACGTCACCCTCACCATGAACGAGGAGACGAAGGACCCGGAGAAGACCCCGGGTCGCGCGGCCACCGTCACGGTGCTCACGATCGTCTCGCTCTACCTGCTCCTCGCCGTCGCGATGATCATGTTCGCGGGCGTCGGTACGGGGGAGCTCGGCCTCGGCAACGGCGACATCCAGGAGAACGTGTTCTTCCACCTCTCCGGGCCGATCCTCGGGCCGCTCGCGTTCCTCGTCTCCCTCGCGGTGCTCACGAGCTCGGCGTCGTCGCTGCAGTCGACGTTCGTCGGTCCGGCGCGCACCCTGCTCGCGATGGGTCACTACGGCGCGCTGCCGAAGTCGTTCGCGAAGGTGAGCCCCCGGTTCTTCACCCCGGGCTACGCCACCATCGTGTCGGCCATCGTGGCCTCCGCGTTCTACGCCGTGATGCGCGTGGTCAGCGAGGACACGCTGTGGGACACGATCCTCACGCTCGGCATGATGATCTGCTTCTACTACGGGATCACCGCGTTCGCCTGCGTCTGGTATTTCCGCAAGCAGTGGTTCGACTCGGCGCGGAACGTCTTCTTCACCTTCCTGTTCCCGCTGGTGGGCGGCATCATCCTGGCGATCCTGTTCTTCACCACGCTGATCGACTCCATGGACCCGGCCTACGGCTCCGGGTCGGAGATCGGCGGCATCGGGATCGTCTTCATCCTCGGCATCCTCATCATCGTCGTCGGGATCGCCGTGATGATCTGGAACGCCATCCGCCGCCCCGCCTTCTTCCGCGGTGAGACGCTGGGTACGGACGCTCCGCCCAGCCGCCGTCGTCGTCCCACGTCCGTCTGA
- a CDS encoding pyridoxamine 5'-phosphate oxidase family protein, translated as MSAHTDPVQTLTAEQSWEHLRSQELGRLVTRVGDTIDIFPVNYAVDGEGLLFRTAPGSKLFELTVTADVLFEVDDHTDTAAWSVIVRGRAEALETDADIERAEAAGLRPWIPTDKRVYVRIAPTSVSGRAFRRDPEPDRDGPQEY; from the coding sequence ATGAGCGCGCACACGGATCCGGTCCAGACCCTCACCGCGGAGCAGAGCTGGGAGCACCTGCGCAGCCAGGAGCTCGGGCGGCTCGTGACCCGGGTCGGCGACACCATCGACATCTTCCCCGTGAACTATGCCGTGGACGGCGAAGGCCTGCTGTTCCGCACCGCCCCCGGGAGCAAGCTGTTCGAGCTGACGGTCACCGCCGACGTGCTCTTCGAGGTCGACGACCACACGGACACCGCGGCCTGGAGTGTCATCGTGCGCGGACGTGCGGAGGCTCTGGAGACCGACGCCGACATCGAGCGGGCGGAGGCGGCGGGTCTGCGCCCGTGGATCCCGACCGACAAGCGCGTGTACGTGCGCATCGCGCCGACATCGGTCTCCGGCCGTGCGTTCCGGCGCGATCCGGAGCCCGACCGGGACGGGCCGCAGGAGTACTGA